A genomic stretch from Aedes albopictus strain Foshan chromosome 2, AalbF5, whole genome shotgun sequence includes:
- the LOC115255509 gene encoding uncharacterized protein LOC115255509 has product MSDPGMDAAKKTKGKQQKSPPSIRSVNKEPPKDPSKQTQNKASKSDIVASSISKPLNPPKSNPQSTISAEKSCALCENPVNERMVQCNTCDVWHHFSCVGVSEDIKGYNWTCLKCDTAKAAKGAIPRKMMTRAAAAKGVKKANRKEGQTDGVNEQTKEADELAGAVGGSAPSLKASRAGSVVSAASRKSAKARLDVELQQIKAEEELMREEMQRKRELAKKKFEVLKEMADLEGSGESAVDQPNVVNKVEHWLKRHSEIREKGKQSYKEARDYDSEDGVETEASSEISASGSESDSDEETSTDNGADRDGRADGAQSVGELVGRRHLRPKMTSTRKVPKGGSSNRSGTERQQSLRSDRKLSKDELAARQVVPRELPKFNGNPEEWPMFVSTYEDTSAMCGYTDAENMIRLRNCLKGDAFNAVRSFLMRPETVGRAISALKLRFGRPETIIDYLKEKIIAMPIIKPDAMDKLVDFALEVQNLCATIEACGEKQYMCDTTLLKEFEKKLPPQLRLDWARYKRKLRKVKLSTFSRWIYNLAEDVNVVFEPQYRGSKTQEFRAVRKEKYVNTHAEVPVKERSQPARTTQQSAIVGSGDNKPCPACKGDCKCLAKCKRFLELSYESKWATVRGFNFCRKCLRQHKGGCNSGECGKNGCTFKHHVLLHKDFAAPATTSKDTSNVGGSPKQNEERNVNTHRSDTGPGSFRYLPVTLFGDGVQVSCHAFLDDGSELTLIDQQLAEDLKLFGTVLPLCLKWTGGTHRYESDSQSINVEICGKDGKRMLLQDVRTVEELQLPYQSLDMDQLSERHGYLRGLPVDSYCNVRPRILIGLKHANLMLVRRSREGKMGEPIAVKTNLGWTVYGGWASQDSSSTASHTYHICSCNEPDLTHLNQMVKDYFSMDSLVVQPSHAGRLSKDDERAMALLESRTHFNGERYEAGLLWRSDKIRLPDNKAVAVRRWRCLEKRMEKDTELASILHEKIAEYRSKNYIRKLTSEELSTKYERVWYLPIFPVYNPNKPGKVRIVWDAAAEAYGISLNSVLLTGPDQLASLVGILYQFREHRIGVCADIREMFHQVDINPEDQQCQRFLWRDRDEHGDPSIYVMQVMTFGASCSPATAQFVKNKNAERFEEEYPTAVAVIKKRHYVDDMVFSVETEQEAVELAESVRFIHMEGGFEIRNWVSNSPLVLSTMNGEESTEKDLNISAEVASQKILGMWWHTKDDVFKYKICWTRFDSALLDGSRCPTKREILRTLMTIYDPLGLIDHFLVLLKILLQEVWRASVDWDERIPDNLFEKWRDWLQLLPEVEKLRIPRCYRQVVSSLDAAFIEVHVFVDASESAMAAAVFLRLVEGNQVECSLIAAKTRVAPLKYTSIPRLELQAAVYGCRLAKNVIGNLTVNISKCTYWTDSRNVLCWLKADHKRYSAFVGSRVSEIQESTDVREWRWVPTRSNVADDGTRWRDRLDLSASSRWFKGPEFLMQAEENWPTLPQKLLSTEEEMRPSVLLHFKVPEPAIDVGRFSSWRRLLAVTGYVLRFCLNLQRRRSQHPLRTGPLSSEELREAEEHHYRQAQRDVYQDEVAALETKESTIKRIPKTSPLYKLSPFVDESGVMRMKGRTTVCAYLHSDAKNPVILPPRHPVTSLILVHYHEKFLHRNYEIVVNEVRQKYSIFRLRQALAAIRRNCQWCKNRDVLPQPPEMADLPAARLSAYTRPFAHVGVDYFGPIEVTVGRRVEKRWGVLLTCLTVRAVHIEVAHSLTTSSCIMALRNFTARRGTPVSFYSDRGTNFVGANRELQETMEAVNQNQVMREFVTSSTAWQFNPPAAPHMGGSWERLIQSVKRNLVEVLHARRPTDEELRNALTEIEGVLNARPLTHVPIDDEAAPALTPNHFLLGSSDGSKPLSLIDADTAALRRGHPTSQWLANLFWKRWVRDYLPDITRRTKWHEQAKPLQVGDVVVIVDPEHPRSCWPKGRVIGVTSSGRQTRKATVQTLHGIYERPTVKLAVLDVRREME; this is encoded by the coding sequence ATGTCGGATCCAGGTATGGATGCTGCGAAGAAGACCAAAGGTAAGCAGCAGAAGTCTCCTCCTAGTATAAGGTCAGTAAATAAAGAACCCCCCAAAGACCCGTCTAAACAGACCCAGAACAAAGCCTCGAAAAGCGACATCGTCGCCAGTTCGATCTCTAAACCTCTAAATCCCCCTAAATCAAACCCTCAATCCACCATTTCGGCTGAAAAGAGTTGTGCGTTATGCGAAAACCCGGTCAATGAGCGTATGGTGCAATGCAATACATGTGACGTGTGGCATCATTTCTCGTGCGTGGGTGTTTCCGAGGATATCAAGGGCTACAATTGGACCTGCTTGAAATGCGATACCGCGAAGGCAGCCAAAGGTGCGATTCCACGGAAGATGATGAcgcgagctgcagctgcaaaaggTGTAAAGAAGGCAAATCGGAAGGAGGGGCAGACAGATGGAGTGAACGAGCAGACGAAAGAGGCCGATGAGCTAGCCGGTGCAGTCGGAGGGTCAGCTCCAAGCTTGAAAGCGAGCCGGGCCGGTTCCGTAGTTTCAGCAGCATCACGAAAGTCGGCGAAAGCTCGTTTGGATGTGGAACTGCAGCAGATCAAAGCTGAGGAGGAGTTGATGCGAGAAGAAATGCAACGGAAGCGAGAATTGGCGAAGAAGAAGTTCGAGGTCCTGAAGGAGATGGCTGATCTGGAAGGTAGTGGCGAATCCGCTGTTGATCAGCCGAATGTCGTCAATAAAGTAGAGCACTGGTTGAAGCGTCACAGCGAGATCCGTGAAAAGGGCAAGCAGTCGTACAAGGAAGCCAGAGATTATGATTCTGAAGACGGCGTGGAAACCGAGGCTTCGAGTGAAATTTCAGCCTCTGGTAGCGAATCAGATAGTGACGAAGAGACGTCGACGGACAACGGAGCGGATCGAGATGGTAGAGCAGATGGAGCGCAATCCGTCGGAGAGCTCGTAGGCCGAAGGCATCTCAGGCCTAAAATGACCTCGACCAGGAAGGTcccgaaaggtggaagtagcaaccGATCTGGAACGGAGCGACAACAATCATTGCGGAGCGACAGGAAGCTTTCGAAGGATGAACTAGCAGCCCGTCAAGTTGTTCCTCGTGAACTGCCGAAGTTTAACGGTAATCCGGAGGAATGGCCGATGTTTGTGTCAACGTACGAAGATACTTCAGCCATGTGTGGATACACGGACGCCGAAAACATGATTCGCCTCAGGAACTGTTTGAAGGGAGATGCGTTCAACGCTGTCCGAAGTTTTTTGATGCGGCCTGAAACCGTGGGAAGAGCGATCAGTGCGTTGAAGCTGCGGTTTGGCAGACCGGAGACGATTATCGACTACTTAAAGGAGAAAATAATAGCAATGCCGATCATCAAGCCGGACGCGATGGACAAGCTGGTCGACTTTGCGCTGGAAGTTCAAAACCTCTGTGCTACGATAGAAGCTTGCGGAGAGAAGCAGTACATGTGTGATACGACgttgctgaaggaattcgagaagaagttGCCACCGCAACTTAGACTGGACTGGGCCCGATACAAGAGGAAGTTGCGGAAAGTGAAGCTGTCCACGTTTAGCCGGTGGATATACAACCTAGCAGAGGACGTGAACGTGGTTTTCGAGCCGCAGTACCGTGGAAGCAAGACGCAGGAGTTCAGAGCAGTTCGTAAGGAGAAATACGTTAACACTCACGCAGAAGTTCCAGTCAAGGAAAGAAGTCAGCCAGCTCGGACAACGCAGCAGTCAGCAATCGTAGGAAGCGGAGATAACAAACCCTGTCCGGCCTGCAAAGGCGATTGCAAATGTCTGGCGAAATGCAAGAGGTTCCTGGAGTTGTCTTATGAGTCGAAATGGGCAACTGTTCGTGGTTTCAATTTCTGCCGCAAGTGTCTTCGGCAGCACAAAGGTGGATGTAATTCTGGAGAATGTGGGAAGAACGGTTGCACCTTCAAGCATCATGTATTGCTTCACAAGGATTTCGCTGCACCCGCTACAACGAGCAAAGACACGTCCAACGTAGGCGGATCTCCAAAGCAGAATGAAGAACGCAATGTCAACACGCATCGATCGGATACGGGTCCAGGTTCGTTTCGCTATTTGCCGGTGACTCTGTTTGGCGACGGAGTACAAGTCAGCTGTCACGCCTTCTTAGATGACGGATCGGAGTTAACTCTCATCGATCAGCAGCTTGCGGAGgacctgaagctctttggaacggTTCTTCCCCTCTGCCTGAAATGGACGGGAGGTACCCATCGCTACGAATCTGACTCACAGAGTATCAACGTCGAAATATGCGGAAAGGATGGAAAGCGGATGTTATTGCAGGACGTGAGGACTGTCGAAGAGCTGCAACTGCCGTACCAGTCACTAGATATGGACCAACTCTCGGAGCGGCACGGCTACCTGCGTGGTCTGCCCGTGGACTCGTATTGTAACGTTCGTCCACGAATACTGATTGGATTGAAGCATGCCAACCTAATGCTGGTGCGAAGGAGTCGTGAAGGCAAGATGGGTGAGCCAATCGCCGTCAAAACCAATCTTGGCTGGACTGTATACGGTGGCTGGGCATCGCAAGACTCTTCGAGTACAGCCAGTCATACGTACCACATCTGCTCCTGCAACGAACCAGACCTGACGCATCTGAATCAGATGGTGAAAGATTACTTCTCCATGGATAGTTTGGTAGTTCAACCGAGTCACGCTGGACGGCTTTCTAAAGACGATGAACGCGCCATGGCTCTTCTGGAATCTCGCACTCACTTCAACGGAGAACGTTACGAAGCCGGCCTGTTATGGCGGTCCGACAAAATCCGTCTGCCGGACAACAAAGCAGTTGCAGTTCGTCGTTGGAGATGCTTGGAAAAACGCATGGAGAAGGACACGGAGTTAGCGAGCATCCTGCATGAAAAGATTGCGGAATACAGATCGAAAAACTACATCCGCAAGCTAACGTCGGAGGAGCTGTCAACAAAATACGAGCGGGTATGGTACTTGCCCATTTTTCCGGTGTACAATCCGAATAAGCCAGGCAAGGTCCGGATTGTGTGGGACGCTGCCGCCGAAGCATACGGGATATCACTGAATTCGGTGCTCCTCACTGGCCCAGACCAGTTAGCGTCTCTTGTGGGCATCCTGTACCAATTCCGTGAGCATCGAATAGGCGTTTGTGCCGACATCCGTGAGATGTTCCATCAGGTCGACATCAATCCTGAGGACCAGCAATGTCAGCGTTTTCTTTGGCGTGACCGAGACGAACACGGTGATCCAAGCATCTACGTCATGCAGGTAATGACATTCGGGGCGAGCTGTTCTCCTGCCACAGCCCAGTTTGTGAAGAACAAGAACGCCGAAAGATTCGAAGAAGAATATCCAACAGCGGTAGCGGTCATCAAAAAACGACACTACGTGGATGACATGGTTTTCAGCGTTGAAACGGAGCAAGAAGCAGTTGAACTGGCGGAGTCGGTGCGTTTCATTCACATGGAGGGTGGATTTGAAATCCGCAATTGGGTTTCCAATTCTCCGTTGGTGCTTTCCACTATGAATGGAGAAGAGTCAACGGAAAAGGACCTGAACATATCTGCGGAGGTGGCGAGTCAAAAAATCCTCGGAATGTGGTGGCATACGAAAGACGACGTGTTCAAATACAAAATATGCTGGACCAGATTTGATTCGGCGCTGCTTGATGGAAGTCGTTGCCCTACTAAACGGGAGATCCTTCGGACGCTGATGACCATATACGACCCTCTAGGTCTCATCGACCACTTTCTGGTGTTGCTGAAAATCTTGCTACAGGAAGTTTGGCGTGCTAGTGTTGACTGGGACGAACGAATTCCCGACAACCTGTTCGAGAAGTGGCGTGACTGGCTTCAATTGCTACCCGAGGTAGAGAAATTACGGATTCCTAGGTGTTACCGGCAAGTTGTTTCATCCTTGGACGCAGCTTTCATCGAAGTTCACGTATTCGTTGACGCAAGCGAAAGTGCAATGGCAGCGGCAGTGTTCTTGCGACTCGTAGAAGGGAATCAAGTGGAATGTTCGCTGATTGCTGCAAAGACTCGCGTAGCACCCCTGAAGTACACCTCCATTCCACGGTTAGAACTACAGGCTGCAGTCTACGGGTGTAGATTGGCGAAGAACGTTATAGGAAATCTGACGGTGAACATCTCCAAGTGTACCTACTGGACTGACTCCCGAAACGTTCTGTGTTGGTTAAAAGCCGATCATAAACGTTACAGTGCTTTCGTCGGGTCAAGGGTAAGCGAAATACAAGAATCGACAGACGTCCGCGAGTGGAGATGGGTTCCGACTCGTTCTAACGTTGCTGATGATGGAACAAGATGGCGAGATCGACTCGACTTGTCAGCGAGTAGCAGGTGGTTCAAAGGACCAGAATTCTTGATGCAAGCGGAAGAAAACTGGCCAACACTTCCACAAAAGTTGCTTTCCACTGAGGAAGAAATGCGACCCAGCGTGTTGCTTCACTTCAAAGTTCCCGAACCTGCGATAGATGTGGGAAGATTTTCGAGTTGGCGGCGATTGCTAGCGGTAACTGGATACGTCCTTCGATTCTGCTTGAACCTTCAACGTCGTCGTAGTCAGCATCCACTCAGAACTGGACCGTTATCAAGCGAAGAACTTCGGGAAGCGGAAGAACACCATTACCGGCAAGCGCAACGAGATGTGTACCAGGACGAAGTCGCAGCGCTGGAGACGAAAGAATCCACTATCAAACGTATTCCAAAGACGAGTCCACTTTACAAGTTGAGCCCGTTCGTTGACGAATCCGGTGTAATGAGGATGAAAGGGAGAACCACTGTGTGCGCGTATTTGCACAGTGACGCCAAGAATCCTGTTATTCTACCTCCAAGGCATCCAGTAACATCATTAATATTAGTCCATTAccacgaaaagtttttgcaccgcAACTACGAAATAGTAGTCAACGAAGTCCGCCAGAAGTACAGCATCTTCCGCCTGAGACAAGCCCTTGCTGCGATACGTAGAAACTGCCAGTGGTGCAAAAACCGTGACGTTCTTCCTCAACCGCCGGAAATGGCAGATCTTCCTGCGGCCCGACTGTCTGCGTACACAAGGCCATTCGCACACGTAGGGGTGGATTATTTTGGCCCAATTGAGGTAACGGTAGGTCGAAGGGTCGAGAAAAGATGGGGGGTTCTACTGACTTGTTTAACGGTAAGGGCCGTTCATATTGAGGTAGCGCACTCTCTGACAACTAGTTCCTGCATAATGGCATTGAGGAATTTCACGGCACGTAGAGGTACACCGGTCAGCTTTTACAGCGACAGGGGTACCAATTTTGTGGGCGCAAACCGGGAGCTTCAGGAAACCATGGAAGCGGTCAACCAGAACCAGGTGATGCGTGAGTTTGTCACCTCATCTACTGCTTGGCAGTTCAACCCACCGGCGGCACCCCACATGGGCGGCAGTTGGGAGAGGCTTATCCAATCGGTCAAGCGAAACCTGGTGGAAGTTCTACATGCGCGTCGGCCAACTGATGAGGAGCTACGCAATGCGTTGACGGAAATAGAAGGTGTGCTGAATGCACGCCCTCTGACTCACGTGCCCATTGATGACGAAGCGGCACCAGCGTTAACCCCCAACCACTTCCTGTTGGGTTCATCCGACGGTTCCAAACCGTTGTCCCTGATTGATGCGGATACTGCTGCACTACGGCGAGGTCATCCGACCTCCCAATGGTTGGCGAATCTCTTTTGGAAGCGATGGGTTAGGGACTACCTACCCGACATAACACGTCGTACAAAATGGCACGAGCAGGCGAAACCTCTCCAAGTGGGTGACGTTGTAGTCATTGTGGATCCAGAGCACCCGAGAAGCTGTTGGCCTAAGGGACGAGTCATTGGAGTAACCAGCAGTGGAAGACAAACTCGTAAGGCCACTGTGCAAACATTGCATGGAATATATGAGAGACCAACCGTGAAGCTGGCGGTGTTAGATGTTCGGCGCGAGATGGAGTAA